The window CCGTCAGATACCGATCGACCGCGAGCCCCGCCTCCCCCAGCGCCTCCTCGAACTGCTCCCTGGTCAGTGGTCGCGCCCGGAACGTCTGGGTCCACTCGCCGTCCGGGAAGAGATACTCCACGAACACCGAGTCGACGCCGTCCCCGACCGGTTCGGCCGAGACCACGCGGACGGTGAAGCCTCGGGGGTCGACCCGCTCCCGGGGCACGTTCGTGTGGTAGTCCTCCCCCTCGCGCTGGATCAGCACGAAGCCGTCGTCCGCGACATGCCGCAGACAGGTCCGGAGGATCCCGCGCCGCACCTCGGGGTCGCCGGTGTGGACGAGGAACGACGCGAGCAGCACGACGTCGAACCTCTCCCCCAGGTCGAGTTCTTCGATCGGGCCGCATATCGTGCGGGCCCCGCGCACCCGCTCCAGCATCGCCGCCGACTCGTCGACGGCCGTGACGGTGAACCCCCGTTCGATCAGGGGGTGGGTCATGCGGCCCACACCGCTGCCCAGTTCGAGAATGCGTGCGCCCGCGGGCGCGACCCCCGCGATCACCTCCGGCTCGTCGCCCACCGGCAGGCGCGTATACAGCTCGACCGCGCAGCCGTCCGGGGTGATCGCGCCGGGTCCGGTCCCCTCGTGTCCTTCACGCATCTGGATGCTCATAACCGTCCAACGGCCGGGCTGACACGGGCCGTTCCGGTCACTCATCACCCGATGGGGTGAATGTGGGGGCACCGCGTCGGTCGTCGTGCCCGTCCGGCCGCTCGGGTCTCACCAGGCGAACCAGCCGTGCCCGCTGTACCAGTGCCCGCCCGCGCGCAGGTGATCGGCCACGGCCCGTTCGAGGCGCGTGCGGCGGGGCAGTGTCTCCACCGGCAGGTCCGGGTCCCCGAAGACGAAGCGGACCGGCAGGTCGTCCTCGGGTTCGCCGGTGCCGCAGGAGACCCGGAACCGCTCCTGGAAGCGGACGATGTTGGCGTCCGCCGGCAGGTACCGCTTCAGCTGGGGATCCAGCAGCCAGGAGTGGCAGCAGCCCGCCGTATAGCGCTCCTGGGGGAAGTGCCGGGCGAAGAAGTCGTGGGCGGACGCCAGCGAACGGTCGCACGCCTGGGGTGTCAGGGGTCCCGCGTAGTCGGGTATGTGCAGGTCGAGGCAGGGCTCCCCGGGCCCCAGCGGCAGGCCCGCCGCCGCCAGGGCGACACCCTCCCGTCCGCTGACGCGGGAGCGCTGGAACTGCAGCCGGCCGAGCTGGAACAGCTCCCCGTGGAAGTGCAGCGCGTACCAGCCCGGCGCGACGAGCCCGCCCACGCCGTACCGCCGGCGGTGCAGCACCAGTCCGCGGCCGAGGTCCGCGAGGGTGCGCCGGGAGATGTCGTCG is drawn from Streptomyces bottropensis ATCC 25435 and contains these coding sequences:
- a CDS encoding acyltransferase domain-containing protein codes for the protein MLLDAVRADERLADWLKDLEEDGSPPATRARLPEADELPDVLVDLAVPYEDINELVALRRTLAADEGATWLLERCADGLVRDMGKIGKGPRLLPLPLESGPLGRYFHVYVFAAVLPYVRAHHRERAIPDDISRRTLADLGRGLVLHRRRYGVGGLVAPGWYALHFHGELFQLGRLQFQRSRVSGREGVALAAAGLPLGPGEPCLDLHIPDYAGPLTPQACDRSLASAHDFFARHFPQERYTAGCCHSWLLDPQLKRYLPADANIVRFQERFRVSCGTGEPEDDLPVRFVFGDPDLPVETLPRRTRLERAVADHLRAGGHWYSGHGWFAW
- a CDS encoding class I SAM-dependent methyltransferase — its product is MREGHEGTGPGAITPDGCAVELYTRLPVGDEPEVIAGVAPAGARILELGSGVGRMTHPLIERGFTVTAVDESAAMLERVRGARTICGPIEELDLGERFDVVLLASFLVHTGDPEVRRGILRTCLRHVADDGFVLIQREGEDYHTNVPRERVDPRGFTVRVVSAEPVGDGVDSVFVEYLFPDGEWTQTFRARPLTREQFEEALGEAGLAVDRYLTEDRMWVKAVPAVPAG